Proteins encoded by one window of Chryseobacterium foetidum:
- a CDS encoding LUD domain-containing protein has protein sequence MSLFKKIVSKLTNQPENDEKQSLEKLGDSLKNADLDYKFAQLFTHSGGFFNYCADEAEALQTLNQIVKIEGVNNIFCCDKDLQNFLNVVKTNFTPELQHANDAAFITCEYLIAFDGRIMLSANNILHYHSSKLPEKIIIMANVSQIVSNLNDAMGKIKRNGNIKNLTSISGGQNKLDATAPNNKLFLLLLED, from the coding sequence TTGAGTTTATTCAAGAAAATTGTAAGCAAACTTACCAATCAGCCTGAAAATGATGAAAAGCAGAGTTTGGAAAAGCTGGGAGATTCGCTGAAAAACGCAGATCTCGACTATAAATTCGCACAGCTTTTCACACACTCAGGTGGATTTTTTAATTATTGCGCAGACGAAGCCGAAGCATTACAGACTCTTAATCAGATTGTGAAGATTGAGGGAGTCAACAATATTTTCTGTTGTGACAAAGACCTGCAAAACTTCCTTAACGTTGTAAAGACCAACTTTACTCCTGAATTGCAGCATGCCAACGATGCCGCTTTTATCACCTGCGAATATCTGATTGCCTTCGATGGCAGAATTATGCTTTCAGCCAACAATATTCTACATTATCATTCTTCCAAACTTCCGGAGAAAATCATTATCATGGCCAATGTATCCCAAATCGTGAGCAATCTGAATGACGCCATGGGAAAAATCAAAAGAAACGGAAACATAAAAAACCTTACCTCCATCAGCGGCGGTCAGAATAAACTGGATGCAACTGCTCCGAACAATAAACTTTTCCTGCTTCTCCTTGAAGACTAA
- the ftsH gene encoding ATP-dependent zinc metalloprotease FtsH, which translates to MNNKGFNWFFPIAIIALLLFFASNFLSEGNSKTINEDTFFREMQAGKVQKVEINKQTEKADVFLTKEAKTQTVEKKDNNPFSGSLGMSAKPDYVVKYGDLKLFLEKFDALKGQNPALKTTKDYAEGESPFAGILINVLIWVTVLGLFYFILFRKMGGGGGPGGQIFSIGKSRAKLFDEKEKIQTTFKDVAGLEGAKEEVQEVVDFLKNSEKYTKLGGKIPKGVLLVGPPGTGKTLLAKAVAGEAKVPFFSLSGSDFVEMFVGVGASRVRDLFAQAKAKSPAIIFIDEIDAIGRARGKNNFSGGNDERENTLNQLLTEMDGFGTDVNVIVMAATNRADILDKALMRAGRFDRSVYVDLPELHERKEIFEVHLSKIKLDDTVDREFLAKQTPGFSGADIANVCNEAALIAARNSHTSVTKQDFLDAVDRIIGGLEKKNMAIKPSEKRRVAYHEAGHATISWLVEHASPLLKVTIVPRGRSLGAAWYLPEERQLTTTEQMLDEMCATLGGRAAEQVIFNNISTGALSDLETVTKRAQAMVTIYGLSPNIGNISYYDSTGQSEYNFGKPYSEQTASKIDLEIKSIIENQYDRAVQILTENKDKLDALANKLLEKEVIFREDLEDVFGKRAWDPELTEKPVTNTIANAKEPSEEILIKDKEQDSETQAPESPAQL; encoded by the coding sequence ATGAATAATAAAGGATTTAACTGGTTTTTTCCTATAGCCATTATCGCGCTTTTGCTGTTCTTTGCTTCCAATTTTTTATCGGAAGGAAACAGCAAAACCATCAATGAAGACACCTTCTTCAGAGAGATGCAGGCAGGGAAAGTTCAGAAAGTTGAAATTAACAAGCAGACTGAGAAGGCTGATGTATTTTTAACCAAAGAAGCAAAAACACAGACGGTAGAAAAGAAAGACAACAATCCATTCTCAGGTTCTTTGGGAATGTCTGCAAAGCCGGATTATGTTGTAAAATATGGTGACTTAAAGCTTTTTCTTGAAAAATTTGACGCTTTAAAAGGTCAGAATCCGGCATTAAAAACAACGAAAGATTACGCTGAAGGCGAAAGCCCGTTTGCGGGAATTCTGATCAATGTTTTAATTTGGGTAACTGTTTTAGGACTATTCTATTTCATCCTTTTCAGAAAGATGGGTGGCGGAGGCGGCCCTGGCGGACAGATATTCTCAATCGGGAAATCAAGAGCCAAGCTTTTTGACGAAAAAGAAAAAATTCAGACTACATTTAAAGATGTGGCAGGTCTTGAAGGAGCTAAGGAAGAAGTACAGGAAGTAGTAGATTTTCTTAAAAATTCTGAAAAATATACAAAACTGGGAGGTAAAATTCCTAAAGGTGTTCTTCTGGTAGGTCCTCCGGGAACAGGTAAAACATTATTGGCAAAAGCCGTTGCAGGTGAAGCTAAAGTACCTTTCTTCTCACTTTCAGGTTCAGACTTTGTGGAGATGTTTGTAGGGGTTGGAGCTTCAAGGGTGAGAGATCTTTTTGCTCAGGCTAAAGCCAAATCTCCGGCAATCATCTTCATTGATGAGATTGATGCCATCGGTAGAGCAAGAGGTAAAAACAACTTCTCCGGCGGAAACGACGAAAGAGAAAACACGTTGAACCAGCTTTTAACTGAAATGGACGGTTTCGGAACAGACGTTAACGTGATCGTGATGGCTGCAACTAACAGAGCTGATATTTTAGATAAAGCCTTGATGAGAGCAGGACGTTTCGACCGTTCGGTTTATGTAGATCTTCCGGAACTGCACGAAAGAAAAGAAATTTTCGAGGTTCATTTAAGTAAAATTAAACTGGATGATACTGTAGACCGTGAATTCCTTGCCAAGCAAACTCCTGGATTCAGTGGTGCTGATATTGCCAATGTTTGTAATGAAGCAGCATTGATCGCAGCGAGAAACAGCCATACTTCAGTTACAAAACAGGATTTCCTTGACGCTGTAGACAGAATCATCGGTGGTCTTGAAAAGAAAAACATGGCGATCAAGCCATCAGAAAAAAGAAGAGTAGCTTATCATGAAGCAGGTCACGCAACCATCTCATGGTTGGTTGAGCACGCGTCACCACTTTTAAAAGTAACCATTGTTCCGAGAGGAAGATCTTTGGGAGCTGCCTGGTATTTACCTGAAGAAAGACAGCTGACAACTACTGAGCAGATGCTTGACGAAATGTGTGCTACATTGGGAGGTAGAGCAGCTGAGCAGGTTATTTTCAATAACATCTCAACGGGCGCACTTTCTGATCTTGAAACAGTGACGAAAAGAGCTCAGGCGATGGTAACCATCTACGGATTGAGTCCTAACATCGGTAATATTTCTTACTACGACAGTACGGGACAGTCTGAATACAACTTTGGAAAACCATATTCTGAACAAACTGCAAGTAAAATTGACCTTGAGATAAAATCTATAATCGAGAATCAATATGACAGAGCGGTGCAGATTTTGACTGAAAACAAGGACAAACTGGATGCTTTGGCCAACAAACTTCTGGAGAAAGAAGTGATTTTCAGAGAAGATCTGGAGGATGTTTTTGGAAAAAGAGCATGGGATCCGGAACTTACTGAGAAACCGGTGACGAATACCATCGCAAATGCGAAAGAACCTTCAGAGGAAATTCTAATCAAAGATAAAGAACAAGACAGTGAAACTCAGGCACCTGAAAGCCCGGCACAACTGTAG